A genomic region of Luteolibacter arcticus contains the following coding sequences:
- a CDS encoding archaemetzincin: MRFPKIRPWVIPLLIAGVAVGEFKVFTKEQRHAAAGTLSGLKPPLRRAFSDAGQFEAKKKPTGIDWLGVHEEPGQTFDQYLASRPNIPGSVRKKLYVLPIGSFAKGVAPDLQKLKAYTAAYFHPMPVEMLPVVPDAAVPAKERVNPGTGKKQWLSPDILEWLPGKLPADAYAMIAVTMTDLYPDEQWNFVFGQASFKERVGVFSFARYHPSWAGEAVGDGTETLVLGRAAKVLTHEMGHMFGIRHCIHYECNMNGVNHLAEADAAPMHLCPVCLRKVYHAIRFDPVERYEALSKFYGANRLDAEETWVDKEAAAIREVR, from the coding sequence ATGCGATTCCCGAAGATCCGCCCGTGGGTGATTCCGCTGCTCATCGCCGGGGTGGCGGTGGGTGAATTCAAGGTGTTCACGAAGGAGCAACGTCATGCAGCGGCGGGGACGTTGTCGGGATTGAAGCCGCCGCTGCGGCGTGCGTTCAGCGATGCCGGGCAATTCGAGGCGAAGAAGAAGCCGACGGGGATCGATTGGCTCGGTGTGCACGAGGAGCCGGGGCAGACGTTTGACCAGTATCTCGCGTCGCGGCCGAACATTCCGGGGAGTGTGCGGAAGAAGCTCTACGTGCTACCGATCGGGTCGTTTGCGAAGGGCGTCGCGCCGGATCTGCAGAAGCTGAAGGCCTACACCGCGGCGTACTTTCATCCGATGCCGGTGGAGATGCTGCCAGTGGTGCCGGATGCGGCGGTGCCGGCAAAGGAGCGCGTGAACCCAGGCACTGGGAAGAAGCAGTGGCTGAGTCCCGACATTCTAGAGTGGCTGCCGGGGAAGTTGCCGGCCGATGCCTATGCGATGATCGCGGTGACGATGACGGATCTCTATCCGGATGAGCAGTGGAATTTCGTCTTCGGGCAGGCGTCCTTCAAGGAGCGGGTCGGAGTCTTCAGCTTCGCCCGCTATCATCCCTCGTGGGCGGGCGAGGCGGTGGGCGATGGCACGGAGACGCTGGTCCTGGGCCGGGCGGCGAAAGTTCTAACGCACGAGATGGGGCACATGTTCGGCATCCGCCATTGCATTCACTACGAGTGCAATATGAACGGGGTGAACCACCTCGCGGAAGCTGACGCCGCGCCGATGCACCTTTGTCCGGTGTGCCTGCGGAAGGTGTATCATGCGATCCGTTTCGATCCGGTGGAACGCTACGAGGCGCTGTCTAAATTTTACGGGGCCAACCGCTTGGACGCCGAGGAAACGTGGGTGGACAAGGAAGCGGCGGCGATCCGGGAGGTGCGGTGA
- a CDS encoding XylR family transcriptional regulator, whose translation MSRRGKTELNRTWRVGVRLVDWAQGFGNRLYGGILDFLREGHSFEMEFVQPSGGDLQPVVIDENWEGDGLLVFRYTPAEAQAWKKKGIKVVNLSTEQPAKGTIFPRVTLDNIAAGGMAAEHLLGLGLREFAFLHDPSRIYSKERMDGYIRRLAQDGHGCRVLEIPSSSFAPKIRARQIENMAWRLMASLPNPCGLFAKDDISGVTAIRALKQAGMRVPEDVPVLGVSDDIVYCHTTKPALSSIRFPGKKIGRAAAELLFRMMNGEPVAMDTRIAVPPPGITVRESTGRVELADPVVTRAMNFIRQCPLNVTVDANLLCREVGASREQVRQRFHATLGRTPKQEIDRVRCERVAELLRRTDWTLERLAEHCGFSGGDELCRFIKRVTGSTPGEIRKGA comes from the coding sequence ATGAGCCGGCGGGGGAAAACGGAACTGAATCGCACCTGGCGGGTCGGCGTGCGGTTGGTCGACTGGGCGCAGGGATTTGGCAACCGGCTCTACGGGGGCATCCTCGACTTCCTTCGTGAAGGGCATTCGTTCGAGATGGAGTTCGTCCAGCCGAGCGGTGGTGACCTGCAGCCAGTGGTGATCGACGAGAATTGGGAGGGCGATGGCTTGCTGGTCTTCCGCTACACTCCGGCCGAGGCGCAGGCGTGGAAGAAGAAGGGCATCAAGGTGGTGAACCTGAGCACGGAGCAGCCGGCGAAGGGCACTATCTTTCCGCGGGTGACGCTCGACAATATCGCGGCGGGTGGGATGGCGGCGGAGCATCTGTTAGGGCTGGGCCTGCGCGAGTTCGCGTTCCTTCACGATCCATCGCGGATCTACTCGAAGGAGCGGATGGATGGCTACATCCGACGCCTCGCGCAGGATGGCCATGGCTGCCGCGTGCTGGAGATCCCGTCGTCGTCATTCGCTCCGAAGATCCGCGCGCGACAGATCGAGAACATGGCGTGGCGGCTGATGGCGAGCCTGCCGAATCCCTGCGGCCTGTTTGCGAAGGACGACATTTCCGGGGTCACCGCGATCCGAGCGCTGAAGCAGGCCGGTATGCGGGTGCCGGAGGATGTGCCGGTGCTCGGCGTGAGCGATGACATCGTGTACTGCCATACCACCAAGCCGGCGCTGAGCAGCATCCGCTTCCCGGGGAAGAAGATAGGCCGAGCGGCAGCGGAGCTGCTCTTCCGCATGATGAATGGCGAGCCGGTGGCGATGGACACCCGCATCGCGGTGCCGCCGCCGGGGATCACGGTGCGCGAATCCACCGGCCGTGTGGAGCTGGCGGATCCTGTGGTGACCCGCGCGATGAACTTCATCCGCCAGTGCCCGCTGAATGTGACGGTGGATGCCAACCTGCTGTGCCGCGAGGTGGGTGCCTCGCGCGAGCAAGTGCGACAACGCTTTCACGCGACGCTCGGCCGCACGCCGAAGCAGGAGATCGATCGCGTGCGTTGCGAGCGAGTGGCCGAGCTGCTGCGCCGCACGGACTGGACGCTGGAGCGGCTGGCCGAACACTGCGGATTTTCGGGTGGGGACGAGCTGTGCCGGTTTATCAAGCGCGTGACGGGATCGACGCCGGGCGAGATCCGGAAGGGGGCGTAG
- a CDS encoding GNAT family N-acetyltransferase, which produces MTLRELALREIDSSRRLGLAGSGSFPDKVMVRPNPGKCHIRRSRESDIDALERMYRAHEGNTIPPGYFPDFQATLRDAHTHYFVATVGEQVIGGGGLSSYEPGDSASLTFGIVDPDHCGKGYGTAILLARLLFVNPGTRGCRIFLQATQWSAAFFARLGFKWHASEQDDAGHHFLSGSHVVLPGDEKVFARLLAEGGVTLGFEPDRG; this is translated from the coding sequence GTGACGCTCCGCGAACTGGCACTGCGTGAAATTGACTCTTCCCGCCGTCTTGGATTGGCTGGCTCTGGAAGTTTCCCCGACAAGGTCATGGTGCGTCCCAATCCCGGCAAGTGTCACATCCGGCGGTCCCGCGAGTCAGACATTGATGCGCTCGAGCGCATGTATCGGGCCCACGAGGGAAACACGATTCCGCCCGGCTACTTCCCGGATTTCCAAGCGACCTTGAGGGATGCTCACACCCACTACTTCGTCGCCACGGTGGGCGAGCAGGTGATCGGAGGGGGTGGCCTTTCCTCCTACGAGCCCGGAGACTCGGCGAGTCTCACTTTCGGAATCGTCGATCCGGACCACTGCGGGAAGGGCTACGGAACCGCCATCCTGCTGGCCCGGCTGCTGTTCGTGAATCCGGGAACACGCGGCTGCCGGATCTTTCTCCAGGCAACCCAATGGAGCGCCGCCTTCTTTGCGCGGCTTGGCTTCAAGTGGCACGCGAGCGAGCAGGATGATGCCGGACACCACTTCCTGTCCGGGTCCCATGTGGTGCTGCCGGGAGATGAAAAGGTCTTCGCGAGGCTGCTCGCCGAGGGCGGAGTGACGCTCGGCTTCGAGCCTGACCGGGGGTAA
- a CDS encoding beta strand repeat-containing protein, translating into MNPPSLSQTSLALLAGATFFAGEADAVNLVTNGSFDPDATGWTGTGTLYNHPYNGLAGIKLANTGGAQSNAATGNFNFNSLAYGYNDNVTVPIGAKFHGLSGGTQTINEAALTAAIPGVEIDAGGAAFAFSAWLSSYTGDNNIPALRLRFFSSSDGTGTLLGTEYKLDRGTTANQVTTANLLATGNIMNGAENSGTDPDYWALYKIKAGVPVGARSAIVDFVNGTGHGAGGQNDWYADAIVLDVVSVPVLRWTGGASSEWSTATVSSPKNWELISNPGTGVDFTALSPVIFGETGSRNVALNGADVLPSTVNFSHTTGNYALTGTHGIGGSTGVTLTGTGTLTLSQPNSYTGTTLLTAGALVINHSLALQNSTLSGTYPDSTHAFGNVTAATLGGLSGTADLALLNPSVQPVALTLGGNNAGASNNGQITGSGSITKIGTGNQTLAFANSYSGGTTVASGTLIAGTETAFGTGTVTSTGGIIEFAISSGSESTVANNFVLPGGTGDLRMFGSFGSGRAAPGPGTAVRLTGKISGGDPARQFFFSDTGIGVEHDNATIFANATNDFTGTVFINRATIGFTSDAALGNPENNITHFSENLNGKLRFEADNIVLNPLRAIDLPSTENSRPFDTQGFIGTIAGPVSGTGILVKQGTGKLILTSTANTLTGPVNVTTGTLQVDGNLPTSASVVTVTTDGTLAGSGTVQRSVTLTGGKLAPGSGVGTLNGLAALTVGASSAIDFELSNWNGAAGTGYDTVVADSINVTATPETPATVIVTPQTLANFSDTQKTFTLVSTSGGITGFTPDAFVVNADALPAATAFDWSVQVQGTNLVLVYGEPAGTPFENWATSKGLTGDNALFDADPDKDGISNGIEFVIGGEPNPANPGSNSTALLPTASRNGAGALVFVYRLADDAAPLNPVVKYDTDLAGPWTTAEGGENGVLIEVLDDDTDIDIIQVTIPVSQSVGGKLFARLAVTE; encoded by the coding sequence ATGAATCCTCCTTCTCTTTCCCAGACCTCACTTGCCTTGCTGGCCGGCGCCACCTTCTTCGCCGGCGAGGCCGATGCGGTGAACCTCGTCACCAACGGCAGCTTTGATCCCGACGCTACCGGCTGGACCGGCACGGGCACTCTCTACAACCATCCCTACAATGGCCTCGCGGGCATCAAGCTGGCGAACACCGGCGGAGCCCAAAGCAACGCCGCCACCGGCAACTTCAATTTCAACTCGCTGGCTTACGGCTACAACGACAACGTCACCGTTCCCATCGGCGCGAAGTTCCACGGCTTGAGCGGCGGCACCCAGACCATCAATGAAGCCGCCCTGACCGCCGCCATCCCCGGCGTGGAGATCGACGCCGGCGGCGCTGCATTCGCCTTCAGTGCCTGGCTCTCGTCCTACACCGGCGATAACAACATCCCTGCGCTGCGGCTCCGCTTCTTCTCCAGCAGCGATGGCACCGGCACGCTGCTTGGCACCGAATACAAGCTCGACCGCGGCACCACCGCCAATCAGGTCACAACCGCCAACCTCCTCGCCACCGGGAATATCATGAATGGTGCGGAGAACAGCGGCACCGATCCCGACTACTGGGCTCTTTACAAGATCAAGGCGGGCGTCCCGGTCGGAGCCCGTTCGGCGATCGTCGACTTCGTCAATGGCACCGGCCACGGGGCAGGCGGCCAGAACGACTGGTATGCCGATGCCATCGTGCTCGATGTGGTTTCCGTCCCCGTCCTGCGCTGGACCGGCGGAGCCTCCAGCGAATGGAGCACCGCCACCGTCTCCTCACCCAAGAACTGGGAACTCATCTCGAATCCCGGCACGGGTGTCGATTTCACCGCGCTTTCGCCCGTCATCTTCGGCGAAACCGGCTCACGCAATGTCGCGCTCAATGGCGCGGACGTGCTTCCTTCGACGGTCAACTTCAGCCACACCACCGGCAACTACGCGCTCACCGGTACCCACGGCATCGGTGGATCGACCGGCGTGACCCTGACAGGCACCGGCACGCTGACCCTTTCCCAGCCAAATTCTTACACCGGCACCACGCTCCTCACCGCGGGTGCGTTGGTCATCAATCATTCGCTGGCGCTGCAGAATAGCACTCTCAGTGGCACTTACCCCGACTCCACACATGCCTTCGGCAATGTCACCGCGGCGACCCTCGGCGGTCTCTCCGGCACTGCCGATCTCGCCTTGCTGAATCCCTCGGTCCAGCCGGTGGCACTCACGCTCGGCGGGAATAACGCAGGCGCCAGCAACAACGGCCAGATCACCGGCAGCGGGTCCATCACCAAGATCGGCACCGGCAATCAAACGCTGGCCTTTGCCAACAGCTACAGCGGCGGCACCACCGTCGCCTCGGGCACTTTGATCGCGGGCACCGAGACCGCCTTCGGCACCGGCACCGTCACCTCCACGGGCGGCATCATCGAGTTCGCGATCTCAAGCGGCTCCGAATCCACCGTGGCAAATAACTTCGTGCTGCCCGGCGGCACCGGCGACCTGCGCATGTTCGGCTCCTTCGGCAGCGGCCGTGCCGCCCCGGGCCCGGGCACCGCGGTCCGTCTCACCGGCAAGATCAGCGGCGGCGATCCCGCGCGGCAGTTCTTCTTCAGCGATACCGGCATCGGCGTCGAACACGACAACGCCACGATCTTTGCCAACGCCACGAACGACTTCACCGGCACCGTCTTCATCAACCGCGCCACCATCGGCTTCACCAGCGACGCCGCGCTCGGCAATCCGGAGAACAACATCACGCACTTCTCGGAGAACCTGAACGGCAAGCTGCGCTTCGAGGCCGACAACATCGTTCTCAATCCACTCCGCGCCATCGATCTCCCCAGCACGGAAAACAGCCGTCCCTTCGACACCCAGGGCTTCATCGGCACCATCGCCGGCCCGGTCTCCGGCACCGGCATCCTGGTCAAGCAAGGCACCGGCAAGCTGATCCTCACCTCGACGGCCAATACCTTGACCGGCCCGGTGAATGTCACCACGGGCACCCTGCAAGTGGACGGCAATCTTCCCACCTCCGCCTCCGTCGTAACCGTCACGACCGATGGCACCCTCGCCGGCAGCGGCACCGTCCAGCGCAGCGTCACCCTCACCGGCGGCAAGCTCGCCCCGGGCTCCGGCGTCGGCACCCTGAATGGCCTCGCCGCTCTTACCGTCGGTGCTTCTTCGGCGATCGACTTCGAACTGTCCAACTGGAACGGCGCGGCCGGCACCGGCTACGACACGGTCGTGGCTGACTCCATCAACGTCACCGCCACCCCCGAGACTCCGGCCACGGTCATCGTGACCCCCCAGACGCTGGCGAATTTCAGCGACACGCAGAAGACCTTCACCCTCGTCTCCACCTCCGGCGGCATCACCGGATTCACCCCGGATGCCTTCGTCGTGAATGCGGACGCGCTGCCCGCCGCCACCGCCTTCGACTGGTCGGTGCAGGTGCAGGGAACCAACCTGGTGCTCGTCTATGGCGAGCCCGCCGGCACGCCCTTCGAAAACTGGGCCACCTCGAAAGGCCTCACCGGAGACAATGCCCTCTTCGATGCCGATCCCGACAAGGATGGCATCTCGAATGGCATCGAGTTCGTCATCGGCGGCGAGCCGAACCCCGCGAACCCCGGTTCCAATTCCACAGCACTCCTGCCCACCGCTTCCCGCAATGGTGCCGGAGCTCTGGTCTTCGTCTACCGCCTCGCCGATGACGCCGCGCCGCTCAATCCGGTGGTGAAATACGACACCGATCTCGCCGGCCCTTGGACCACCGCCGAAGGCGGGGAAAATGGCGTGCTCATCGAGGTCCTCGACGACGATACCGACATCGACATCATCCAAGTGACGATTCCCGTCTCCCAATCCGTCGGCGGCAAACTCTTCGCCCGCCTCGCGGTGACCGAGTGA
- a CDS encoding alkaline phosphatase family protein: MSLRVLFVALLAGTCVAAPGPGAAGTFGPRRAMVIGIDGVRADALKKLVETGGAPHMKSLIDGGSVTWNAYAGGNLGSPGQQPTSSGPGWSSILTGTWSDKHGVTSNTFAGRNYTTYPHFFSRIRGTHPAASLSSLVVWSPIDDYIVQESTGSADFRVKSGNDILLTSSTVARLGSADPDVVFVHFDEVDHVGHASGYGPNLTPYLNAISTVDSQIGQMIAAIQARPQFAAEDWLYVITTDHGGLGTSHGGQSADERNIFIIASGGTVPSGSISRELIGHTAIPATVMRHLGLGIPASWGWESDAFQIGADLKASTGAGSVFLSWQLPPDGIAGLTGFELKRNGVTIATPALADRHFTDVPTGAPGSAVSYSIVLTGSNEAPLDVSAITPGSVPAGAAPEVHLTFDGNLNDSSGRNNHATAEGTANFTTGKSGQALSLDGTNSARIGTVAAGAPADLRFGADTDFTISFWFKANTPWTSDPGIISNKNWDSGANQGWIIAGENNGNDWQWNLKGSALTRKDFDPSNANIAGATWRLVTVVHDRDGDAIFYHDATEIGRVSIAGAGNVDTALPVRIGRDGNNGYAWAQGAFIDELKVWRRALSPAEVATEAQGNNPTGAFTAWMADQASLYAYAGTATAATDDADGDGSNNLLEYSAGTSPFRPSETPRLEVEKITSGLRVRFAQRDGGSGIHGTDLAYRAGGLRYILDRSSDLAGDWLPVQGSAVQADNESMPGVTGVHQIAVDVAATSEHEFCRLKVEFDTP, translated from the coding sequence ATGTCACTCCGAGTCCTCTTCGTCGCCCTGCTCGCCGGAACGTGCGTAGCCGCTCCCGGTCCCGGTGCCGCCGGCACCTTCGGCCCCAGGCGCGCCATGGTGATCGGCATCGACGGCGTGCGTGCGGATGCCTTGAAGAAGCTCGTCGAGACCGGCGGCGCACCGCACATGAAGTCACTCATCGACGGCGGCTCGGTCACCTGGAACGCCTATGCCGGCGGCAACCTCGGCTCGCCCGGCCAGCAACCCACCAGCAGCGGCCCCGGCTGGTCGAGCATCCTCACCGGCACCTGGTCGGACAAGCACGGCGTCACCTCTAACACCTTCGCCGGCCGCAACTACACCACCTACCCGCACTTCTTCTCCCGCATCCGCGGCACCCATCCGGCCGCCTCGCTGTCCTCGCTGGTCGTCTGGTCGCCTATTGATGACTACATTGTCCAAGAGTCCACTGGCAGTGCGGACTTCCGCGTGAAATCCGGCAACGACATCCTGCTGACCAGCTCCACCGTCGCGCGCCTTGGCTCGGCGGATCCCGATGTCGTCTTCGTTCACTTCGACGAGGTCGATCACGTCGGCCACGCCAGCGGCTACGGCCCGAATCTCACTCCCTACCTGAACGCGATCAGCACGGTGGACTCGCAGATCGGCCAAATGATCGCGGCCATCCAGGCCCGCCCGCAGTTCGCTGCGGAAGATTGGCTCTACGTCATCACCACCGATCACGGCGGCCTCGGCACCTCGCACGGTGGGCAGAGCGCCGATGAACGAAATATCTTCATCATCGCCTCGGGCGGCACCGTGCCGAGCGGCTCGATCAGCCGCGAACTCATCGGCCACACCGCTATTCCAGCCACCGTCATGCGGCACCTCGGCCTCGGCATTCCCGCCTCGTGGGGCTGGGAGTCGGATGCCTTCCAGATCGGCGCGGACCTGAAGGCATCCACCGGTGCCGGCTCGGTCTTCCTCTCCTGGCAGTTGCCACCCGATGGCATCGCCGGCCTGACCGGTTTCGAGCTGAAGCGAAATGGCGTGACCATCGCTACGCCAGCGTTGGCCGACCGGCATTTCACCGATGTGCCGACCGGCGCACCGGGCTCCGCCGTGAGCTACTCGATCGTCCTCACAGGCTCGAACGAGGCACCGCTTGACGTGTCAGCGATCACCCCGGGCAGCGTGCCCGCCGGGGCCGCGCCGGAGGTGCACCTCACCTTTGATGGCAATCTCAACGACTCCAGCGGCCGCAACAATCATGCCACCGCCGAAGGCACCGCGAACTTCACCACCGGCAAGTCCGGACAAGCCTTGTCACTCGACGGCACCAACTCCGCTCGCATCGGCACCGTCGCCGCCGGCGCGCCGGCCGACCTTCGCTTCGGCGCCGACACCGACTTCACGATCTCGTTTTGGTTCAAGGCGAACACCCCGTGGACCTCAGACCCCGGCATCATCTCTAACAAGAACTGGGACAGCGGCGCGAACCAAGGCTGGATCATCGCGGGCGAGAACAATGGCAACGACTGGCAGTGGAACCTCAAGGGCTCCGCACTCACGCGAAAAGACTTCGACCCTTCGAATGCCAACATCGCCGGCGCCACCTGGCGACTTGTGACGGTCGTCCATGACCGCGATGGCGATGCCATCTTCTACCACGACGCCACCGAGATCGGCCGCGTCTCGATCGCCGGTGCGGGCAATGTCGATACCGCCCTGCCGGTGCGGATCGGCCGCGATGGCAACAATGGCTACGCTTGGGCCCAGGGCGCGTTCATCGATGAGCTGAAGGTCTGGCGGCGGGCCCTCTCACCCGCCGAGGTGGCAACGGAGGCCCAAGGGAACAATCCCACCGGTGCCTTCACCGCATGGATGGCGGACCAAGCGTCGCTCTACGCCTATGCCGGCACTGCCACCGCCGCGACCGACGATGCCGATGGCGACGGCTCTAACAACTTGCTCGAATATTCCGCCGGCACCTCCCCGTTCCGTCCCTCCGAGACTCCCCGTCTTGAGGTGGAAAAGATCACCAGCGGACTCCGCGTGCGCTTCGCCCAGCGCGACGGCGGCAGTGGGATCCATGGCACGGACCTCGCCTACCGCGCCGGTGGCCTACGCTACATCCTCGATCGTTCCAGCGACCTCGCCGGTGACTGGCTGCCCGTTCAGGGCAGCGCCGTCCAGGCCGACAATGAGTCCATGCCCGGCGTCACAGGCGTCCATCAGATCGCAGTCGATGTAGCCGCCACCAGCGAGCACGAGTTCTGCCGCCTCAAGGTGGAGTTCGATACCCCCTGA
- a CDS encoding tetratricopeptide repeat-containing sulfotransferase family protein: MSTDDPQDLKEARALWLQDRCDEALAKFEAVLEKHPDHPLALIDAARAFGARYQIAKAEALVDRYLEVTGRGARELAMAGQTYRMIHRGRKALECFRQSAALAPADPAAGLELAMLLDRAGEVAEADTVLAELIARHPSFTEGRFFQAHVAIRRGDSGRAVPVLEELASKVRHHPYLRTRACYALAEASDRSGDPAEAVRQAMRAKAFGESDADTLRRIAALIRKQGDQLARAFTPARLAEWQKEKHPPVTLLTGSPRSGTTLLEKVLDAHPGLRSSDEHDLFARFIAPPVLQPPGKAGTGDAGSRLAATDSRRAERMRAEYFGGMEELLGEPLAGRMMLDKNPSLTELIPAWLRMAPHSQILVMLRDPRDVVLSCFLNYFPLNAFSVSFLTIEQTARRYVREMESWLRLRDKLPPAQWREVRYEDCVEDLRTTAGDTLRWMGLEWSDEVTGYRETLARRLTQSPTYADVQQPVHRRAIGKWRRYETLLAPVQPLLAPLVRRFGYVD; encoded by the coding sequence ATGAGCACCGATGACCCGCAGGACCTCAAGGAAGCACGCGCGCTGTGGCTTCAGGACCGCTGCGACGAGGCGCTGGCGAAGTTCGAGGCGGTGCTGGAGAAACACCCCGATCACCCGCTCGCGCTGATCGATGCCGCGCGTGCATTCGGCGCCCGCTATCAGATTGCCAAGGCAGAAGCGCTGGTGGACCGCTATCTCGAAGTCACCGGTCGCGGCGCACGGGAACTCGCGATGGCGGGCCAAACCTACCGCATGATCCACCGTGGCCGGAAGGCCCTCGAGTGCTTCCGTCAGTCGGCAGCACTGGCCCCGGCGGACCCGGCGGCCGGCCTCGAACTCGCCATGCTGCTCGACCGCGCCGGCGAAGTGGCGGAGGCGGACACGGTGCTGGCGGAGTTGATCGCACGCCACCCCTCCTTCACGGAAGGACGATTCTTCCAAGCCCACGTCGCAATTCGCCGCGGCGATTCCGGACGGGCGGTGCCGGTGCTGGAGGAACTCGCTTCCAAAGTACGACATCACCCGTACTTGAGGACCCGTGCCTGCTATGCGCTGGCAGAGGCTTCCGACCGCAGCGGCGATCCCGCGGAAGCCGTCCGTCAGGCCATGCGGGCGAAGGCCTTCGGTGAAAGCGACGCAGACACCTTGCGCCGCATCGCTGCCCTCATCCGCAAGCAAGGCGACCAACTCGCCCGCGCCTTCACCCCGGCCCGCCTCGCCGAGTGGCAGAAGGAAAAGCACCCGCCCGTCACGCTGCTCACCGGCAGCCCGCGCTCAGGCACCACCTTGTTGGAAAAGGTGCTCGATGCGCACCCCGGCCTACGCAGTTCGGACGAGCACGATCTCTTTGCCCGCTTCATCGCACCGCCTGTCCTCCAGCCACCAGGCAAGGCAGGCACCGGCGATGCAGGCAGCCGGCTCGCTGCCACCGACTCCCGTCGCGCGGAGCGCATGCGAGCCGAGTACTTCGGCGGCATGGAGGAACTCCTCGGCGAACCGCTGGCCGGTCGCATGATGCTCGACAAGAATCCCTCGCTCACCGAGCTGATCCCCGCCTGGCTGCGCATGGCGCCGCACTCGCAGATCCTCGTCATGCTGCGCGACCCGCGCGACGTGGTGCTGAGTTGCTTCCTGAATTACTTTCCGCTCAATGCCTTCTCGGTCAGCTTCCTCACCATCGAGCAAACCGCGCGCCGCTACGTCCGCGAGATGGAATCCTGGCTGCGCCTCCGCGACAAACTGCCGCCAGCGCAATGGCGCGAGGTGCGCTACGAGGACTGCGTGGAAGACCTCCGCACCACCGCCGGCGACACCCTGCGCTGGATGGGCCTCGAGTGGTCCGATGAAGTGACTGGCTACCGCGAGACCCTCGCCCGCCGCCTCACCCAATCCCCGACCTACGCCGACGTGCAGCAGCCCGTTCACCGCCGCGCCATCGGCAAGTGGCGCCGTTACGAAACCCTGCTCGCGCCCGTCCAACCACTCCTCGCGCCCCTCGTCCGGCGCTTTGGATACGTCGATTGA